GCAACGACGGCATGAACTTTCCCAGTTCCCCTTTCCCTGACTCCAATAACAGGAACTTTAGCCGTCCCTCTTCCTCTAGGATTTTTCGGCAAGTCGTCATCATCCCCATGTTCATTCTTCTTCCGGGGTTTTCCTCCAACATAGGTTTCATCAATTTCTACAATTGCCTCAAAAGTTTCTCCTACCTCTCTTTTTGCCATAGCACTTCTAATTTTGTGCATCATCCTCCAAGCGGTTTTATAAGAAACACCTAACTCCCTTTTCAATTGCATGGCTGAAATTCCTTTTTTAGACAAACAAACCATATTAATAGCATAAAACCAATGTCTTAAAGGCATTCTTGTTTCCTCAAAAATGGTTCCCTTGAAAATAGAGAATTCCATCTTACAGTTGTTGCAATAGGCATTGCGGCAATTATAGTGAGCGTGATAAACCTTCTCCGTTTTCCCGCAAAATGGGCAAACTATTTTTCCCTCAAACCGTTTTTCAATGAGATATTTTGCCACACTCTCATCATCAGGGAATTTTTCAATGAATTCGCGGTACGTCATGTTCTACTCCTTTCTTTTTCTAGGAGTAGTGTAATGGATTATGGAGGAGTTACAAGATTAAAGTATATAGTTCCGATTTTTTATGACCCCGTATGAAATACGGACGCACACTGTTTCACCGGCTTTAGGAAAATGGTTCTTCTTCTTTCAAACCGTCTCAAACATTTTTGAGACGGAAACCGCAGCCATGTGATACTGGCGCCGTTATGGCTATTCATTATTCACTTGCCGCCATCATTCTGACCGGAACATGGCTTCCACGGGAATCGCGGCCACTACATGGATAAGCGCCCCACATCCCAGTACCTGTGCGCCGGATGGTCTTTCTGCCTGGGAGAAGCAGAGTCAAGGCTTGTCACGACCAGCATGCCGCATTCTCAACCAATGGATACGGAAGCACAGCTAACGTCCATTGATTTCAATTTAAGAGAGGTTGGAAAAGACGAGGCGGTATCCAAAACATTATCGGCAAACCGGACAACACCACTTTTACTGGGATTCATCCTTTCCAAAAATATCATCTTCAAAGAGTTACTTCAAAATCCATTCCACCTGTACGCTGCTCCTCCCGCCTTTGAGGCTATCAGGCAATAAAGTCCGACCTTCTTTCTTCCATAACGCTCCGCTACGGAAAGAAGCAATTCAATTCCCCCCCCCCGGAAACACCTCCGGGAGGGAAAAACGTATTAGCTGACTTTCCTCTATTTGAGGACAGGAGCTTTTTTGCCGGGAGCCAGCCCCGCATCCTTCCCGTCCGTCAGCCATTCAATGGTAATGGGAACAAACTTCAGCTTTTTAATATGCTCCTGGTTCTCCTCATAAAGCACCCCGACGACGCCGGGTTCCACCATGGCGAGGCTGGAATAGGCAAAACCTCCCTCGCCCAGCAGTTTCTTCACCGGCCAGGTCTTACCGTTGTCATAGCTCATGGCCACCTGTCCCTTAATGCGCCGACCCGCGCTGGGGCCGGAAAACAGGATGCGGCTTTTGCCGCCGTAAACAGGCTGGTTGCTCAGGGAATACGTCATCAGGGAATTCTGGGTACTGTCGCAGAACAGCTCCGGAGCGTCTTCCACCTGCCCCCAGGTCTCCCCGCCATCCTGGGACCACGCGATGCGGCGGCATTTGCCGGCGCCCCAATGGCGCGCAACCATCACCACGCCGCCGTTATCCGTTTCCGCAATGGACGTCTCATTCACCATGCCTTTCATATTGGGAGTCGGCTGGCTCAGCTTCCAGCTCTTGCCGCCGTCATCGCTGTAAATGCAGGAAATCACCCATTTGCCGAACGGCCCTTCATTCATCGGAATCACCAGACGGCCCTTGTGGGCGCCGCTCTTCAGCTGAGTTCCCGCATTCGGGCCGGACGCCATAATATCCACTCCGGAAGGACGCTTGGTCGTCTTCGTAATCTCCTGCGGCTTCGTCCAGGAAGAACCTCCGTTCCTGCTCTGAATCATGAAATTGCGGATGCACTTTTCATCATCCCATCCGTCCGGGATATTGGGCTGCCGCTCCTTGACCCCGGCAGGGTAACGCTGGAACACGACAGTCACGGTCCTGGTTTTGGCGTCATAAACAGGGCACGGATTATTAAATGTGGCGCCATGGGCCTTGGCAATCGCCCGGGGACGGGACCAGGTCTTCCCGCCATTCTTGCTGACGCTCATGATAATATCGTTCTCCCCCTGGTCGGTATTTTTATACCGCCCTTCGGCGAATGCCAGGAGCTGGCCCTTGCCGATACTGAGCAGGGCGGGAATGCGGATGGACGCATAGGGATTGCCCTCCCCGGCGCTGAATACGGTCACAGCCCTGTCCGTAGGGAAACCGGTTTTCTCTTCCTGCCCGAACGCCGGCAATGCCACGGCGCATACGGCACTCATCAAACACTTGAATACGGAATTCATCATCCTCTTCACCTTATTCCATTTTCCCCCTCCGTACAACAACCATGTCATGCATGTGCGCCAAGACCAGAGAAAAAGGGACATAAAGAGAAACACGCGGCAGAAACGCGATACCGCCGCCGGGAAACGCCGGAAGGCTTCGGCCCAAAGCTCAAGCACGGCAGCAGAGAACGTCCTCATCCGGATACGGCAATCCGGAAAAGCGCCCGCCGGAACCGGGAAATATCCGGAAACGTGAATCGGCTGAAAAAAATCCCTGCCTCAATGCCAAAGCCATTCCACACATCAACCGCCCGTCCTTTTTCCGGACAAACTGCCTGCCTATTTATTCATCAAGAGAAAAATGGTGAAAGAAGAAGAAAACGGAACCTGTATCTTGTAACATCACGGAACCACCTGCTTCCCGTACTGTCATGAACCGAATCCTTCCATTACTATCCCTGCCCCTGCTGTCGCTCGCAGCGGCATTTGCCGCCAACACGCCGGAACACATCGGCAACGACCTCAAACTGTTCAAAGACTCCTCCTGCACCTCCCTGAAGCCGGATGTCAAAGACACCTCCGCCTTCCAGTCTGACGCGATGAAGGAACTCGCGGCCAAAATCCTGGCGGGCCATTACAAGCCGGACTACCTGTATGCCGAATACCGGGCCCTCCCCTCACCGCGCCAGACGGGGAAAAATCTCAGAATCGGCGACGGATTCAGCAAGTACGACAACATGACGGGCGTCTATCTGGAAAAAGGGCGGCATGTCGTCCTGGTCGGCAAGACGGAGGGGCAGGAAATCAGCCTCCTGCTGCCGAACCTGATGCGCAAGCCGGCCGAAGGAGTGCAGCCCACAAAAGACCCCAATGGCTGGGGATTGCACAAAAAGCAGATTCCGCTCAAGGAAGGAATCAACATCATTGACGTGGAAACGCCCGCCAACGCCTATATCAGCTACTTCACCGAAGACGCCGGCAAGGCACCGAAAATCCCCGTCCACTTCGTGACCGGCAAAGCCAACGGCTACTTTGACACCACCCGGGGCGACACCAACAAGGACTGGGTTCGTCTGCTTGACCAGGCCGTCTCTCCGATCATGGATGCCCGGGGAAAATACATCCAGGTTGCCTACCCCGTAGAATTCCTGAAAAAATTCACCAAAGACCGCGGAACCGAACTCATCAACGCCTATGACAAACTCATCGGCATCCAATACCAGCTGATGGGCCTGGATAAATACGGCAAAATCCCGAAAAACCGCGTCCTGGCCCGCGTGAACTTCAACTACTACATGTTCCGCGACGGAGATGGAGTCGCCTACCTCGGAAACGACGGGACAATGCGCATGGTCACCGACCCTGAAAACGTTCTCAAGGGCGACGCCTGCTGGGGATTCTCCCACGAAGTAGGACACGTCATGCAAATGCGCCCGATGACCTGGGGCGGCATGACGGAAGTCAGCAACAACATCTTTTCCCTGCAGGCCGCAGCCAAAACAGGCAATGAAAGCCGCCTGAAGCGCCAGGGCAGCTACGACAAGGCGCGCAAGGAAATCATCGAAGGGGAAATCGCCTACCTGCAATCCAAGGACGTTTTCAACAAGCTGGTTCCCCTGTGGCAGCTCCATCTTTACTTTACCAAAAACGGACACCCCGACTTCTATCCTGACGTCATGGAGTACCTGCGCAACAACGCGGGAAACTACGGAGGAAACGAGACCGTTAAATACCAGTTCGAATTCGTCAAGGCATGCTGTGACGTCACAAAAACCGACCTGACGGACTTCTTTGAGAAATGGGGATTCTTCAAGCCCGGAAAATTCCACATCGGTGACTATGCCCAATACGACTTTAACGTCACCCCCGAAATGGCGGCGGAAACGAAAAAATGGATTGCCGACAAAGGCTACCCGAAACCTGAAACCGACATCACCGAATTAAGCGAGTAACGAAATTCGGCAATTCCTTTCCATCATCAAATATGCTGCGAACGGGTAAGAAAAACAGGAGCCTAAGTTCAATTGTTTTAAAAGCATTTTTGATAATGGAAGATTATTAAGAGGTTAAACTCCCTCACCAAGGGTGGAATCATTGCTGATTCCACCCTTTTTATTTTGCTCGTAAGATATTTCCCATTATACGGGGCACAGCAAACGGTACGATACCTCCCACCAGATCAAAAACTCCCAATTGGCAACCTATCCCTGTTTGATTTCAATTCTCGAATGTTTTGAAAATGTTGTTCTCAAATGATTCGGTACAGTGAAATAAAGGAGAGTAAAAATCAAAAATAGTTTAAAATTTTCAAATTTATAAAAATAAATAATTCATAGAAAACAATTTTATTCCACAAGAGAATTTGGATAATAAATCTTGTATTCAAATTCTAAAAGATGGTTAGAACATTCATTTTTACAAATAACTTTTTTAACTTTTATCGCTACAAAATTATTAAAACGATTTTCTAAAACCACTACTTCACCAACATTAATTGATCGAGTTCGTGAACTAAAATCAAAAAATCTAATTTCATCAAACAGCGGAAATTCTCTATAATTTGAATTATATCCAATTCGTTTAACTTTATCCTTATAACAATAGATAGAATTATTTCCACGTTCAGACCAAGCAGTAACAAAAGAAAAATCCCCCTCTCCAATTGTATAAATACCGTTATTTGATTTATAATCAAACAACACTCTTCCTTCGAATAAAGGATTTATGTATTTTATCTTATCTAACGCTAAATTTAGACTTACTTCTTGGGAAACATCATTGTTTTGAAAAGGATTCTCTCCCAAAGACGGCTTTTTCTTTATATCTTCGTCATAAATACGCTCTAACAATTTTCTATACGAATCATAATATTTATCATCATCATTAAAATTTATATATAAAGACCCACTTAAAAACATAGGAAGTTTTTCTTTAATATTATTACGAATCAAAGGTATAACATAATTTAATTTTACGTTATCCACAAGATTAGCACTCAATATTTTTTTCTCATAACCTACTCCTCCCTTACCAATATCAGCTTTCTCTATATACAATGAAGAACAAATACATACAACTAGAGAAGATGAAGATAATCCTTGCTCCATAAACATAGGCAAATCATACCCTAAACGCAAATCCCATTGATCAAAAATAACATCGACTCCATGACTTCTTAGATGGGTAGCCAATTTTAAAACCCAATTCCTATGGGATTCATCATCATGAGAATAAGAAATAAAAACCTTAGGATGACATGACATAATTATTAATATTAAATTAATTTATAACTTGTGTTCTGACTCTAAAACATTTTACGATAGTTTTTTAGTCTAACTATGACCTTAAAAAATCAATACGACCTAATATATACTTTTTTGCAAAAACAGACAAATATTGCGCAATCACGATATGAAAAAACCTTGCAAAATCAAGAGCTTTGCAAGGTTTTAAAAAGAATAAAATGGCGGACAGGGAGGGATTCGAACCCTCGGTACCGGTTTGCGGTACACACACTTTCCAGGCGTGCTCATTCGACCACTCTGACACCTGCCCGTTGGAGATTGTGCTAGATAGGAAAGCAGGGATAGAATAACGGCAGAAGAGAGGTTTGGCAATCTTTTTTTCATTCGGAAGGAATTTTCCGTTTTCCCCGAGTTTTTTCACGTTTCCGGCAGTTGCTCGAAAAGGATGAAAAGCGCCTCGGCAGCACGAGGAAGTTTTCAACAGGAATAAGCAGAAACGAAGCGTATTTTGAAAAGTTTTGAAAGGACAGGTTTCCGTGGTTCACAAAAATCATCCATGAGGGCATGGCAGATTTCCTCCCCCTGTCCTGTTTTGCCCGCAGAGCAAATAAAATTTTTCTCTTTCTCCACCTTTACGGCTTCCGGGCAATCGGGCAAGGTTCAGGTAAGAACCTCTATTGATAAGCTTGCTTCCGTCCGGGCTCCAGGATTGACCGGCAGCCGTTTGAGAAGTTTCAGGAGCGAGACGGGAAGAGAAGACTGAAAGATTCCGGAAGCCCAGGGGTCCGGGAGTTCCGGGAAAACGCGGCAGAAATGGGAATCCACACTGTAAGAAGAGAAGGCAGAACATGCCGTTTCACCGAGTATCATCATTTCCGCGGCTCCGCATTCCTCCCGTCCTCAAAAAAGGCCAAAGGCTTCCGGCATGTCCCGGAAAAGGCGTTTCCCGACCGCACTTCCCCCTTGACGGATGCCCCAAAGACAGGTTTGCTAGTCCTGCGCATGGGAGAGTCCTTTTACACACGCACCACGGAGGCCCCCTCCTCCGCTTTTGATTTGTCCCTCAGACCACCCGCTTTCAGCGAGTTCTGCGGGCAGGAGAAGATTAAGGACCGCCTGATGCTGATGGTGGAAGCCGCCAGACAGCGCGACGACGTGCTGGACCACATCCTGTTGAGCGGTCCCCCGGGCCTGGGGAAGACGACGCTTGCCAATATTATCGCGAATGCCGTCGGCTGCCGCATTCATACGACTTCCGGCCCCCAGATTGAAAAGGCGGGAGACCTGGCCGGCGTGCTGACCAATCTGGAAAAGGGGGATATTCTGTTTATTGACGAGATCCACCGCCTGCACCCGGCCATTGAGGAGTATCTGTACCCGGCCATGGAGGATTTCCGGCTGGATATTATCATCGACCAGGGGCCGAACGCCCGCTCCATCCAGCTCAACCTGCCCAAGTTCACCCTGGTGGGGGCCACCACCCGCGCCGGGATGCTGACCAGCCCGCTGCGTTCCCGCTTCGGCCTGGTGAACCGACTGGATTATTATACGCGGGAGGAGCTGTGCGCCATTATCGAACGGTCCGCGGGGCTGCTGAACGTGCCCGTGGACCCGGAGGGCGCCCTGCAGATCGCGCTGCGCTCCCGCGGCACGCCCCGCGTGGCCAATTCCCTGCTGCGCTGGGTGCGGGATTACGCCCAGGTGCGCGGCGACGGCGTGATTACGGAGCAGTTGGCGCACGACGCCCTGACCATGATTGAGATTGACGACGATGGCCTGGACGAGATGGACAAGCGCCTGCTGGAAGCGATGATTTACAAATTCAACGGCGGCCCGGTGGGCCTTTCCTCCCTGGCGGTGGCCGTAGGGGAGGACGCTTCCACGCTGGAGGACGTGCACGAGCCTTTCCTGATTATGCAGGGGTATATCAGCCGCACCCCCAGGGGGCGCGTGGCGATGCCTTCCGCCTATCTCAAGATGGGAGCCGCGCCGCCCGCCAACGGCCAGGGGTGGCTGTTGTAGGCCATTCATTTACGGCATGGAAGGAGTCCTGCGTTTTGTGCTGGTCATCAGGCCCGCTTTCTTTTAGACTGTTTCCACATAAAACGTCAGGACGTTTTCTGTTCATCATACGCCCAAAGCTATGGCCGCACATTCTGATACTCCCTTTAAAAGACTGCCCGTCAAGATTATCGGTACGGGTTCCTATGTTCCGGAACGCCGCCTGACCAATGCGGATCTGGAAAAGATGGTGGACACTTCCCACGAATGGATTATTGAACGCACGGGCATTGTGGAACGCCGCATCGCCGCCCCTGACGAGTACACTTCCCATATGGGGACGAAGGCCGCCCAGCGCGCTCTGGAATCCTGCGGGCTGAAGCCGGAGGATATTGACCTGATTATCGTCGCCACCATCACGCCGGATACGTTCACCCCTTCCACTTCCTGCTATATCCAGGATGCC
This region of Akkermansia muciniphila genomic DNA includes:
- a CDS encoding IS1595 family transposase, which gives rise to MTYREFIEKFPDDESVAKYLIEKRFEGKIVCPFCGKTEKVYHAHYNCRNAYCNNCKMEFSIFKGTIFEETRMPLRHWFYAINMVCLSKKGISAMQLKRELGVSYKTAWRMMHKIRSAMAKREVGETFEAIVEIDETYVGGKPRKKNEHGDDDDLPKNPRGRGTAKVPVIGVRERGTGKVHAVVANRNEEGKQLTGKQLFNVLSKVCKPNTKVMTDQFKGYNILNYPNNKNLTRIMIDHNVMFSAGNGVHTNGIESFWALLKRGIHGIFHHVSLKHLQKYVDEFCFRQCYRNENEAFEVLMGLCWK
- a CDS encoding sialidase family protein — encoded protein: MTWLLYGGGKWNKVKRMMNSVFKCLMSAVCAVALPAFGQEEKTGFPTDRAVTVFSAGEGNPYASIRIPALLSIGKGQLLAFAEGRYKNTDQGENDIIMSVSKNGGKTWSRPRAIAKAHGATFNNPCPVYDAKTRTVTVVFQRYPAGVKERQPNIPDGWDDEKCIRNFMIQSRNGGSSWTKPQEITKTTKRPSGVDIMASGPNAGTQLKSGAHKGRLVIPMNEGPFGKWVISCIYSDDGGKSWKLSQPTPNMKGMVNETSIAETDNGGVVMVARHWGAGKCRRIAWSQDGGETWGQVEDAPELFCDSTQNSLMTYSLSNQPVYGGKSRILFSGPSAGRRIKGQVAMSYDNGKTWPVKKLLGEGGFAYSSLAMVEPGVVGVLYEENQEHIKKLKFVPITIEWLTDGKDAGLAPGKKAPVLK
- a CDS encoding M60 family metallopeptidase, coding for MNRILPLLSLPLLSLAAAFAANTPEHIGNDLKLFKDSSCTSLKPDVKDTSAFQSDAMKELAAKILAGHYKPDYLYAEYRALPSPRQTGKNLRIGDGFSKYDNMTGVYLEKGRHVVLVGKTEGQEISLLLPNLMRKPAEGVQPTKDPNGWGLHKKQIPLKEGINIIDVETPANAYISYFTEDAGKAPKIPVHFVTGKANGYFDTTRGDTNKDWVRLLDQAVSPIMDARGKYIQVAYPVEFLKKFTKDRGTELINAYDKLIGIQYQLMGLDKYGKIPKNRVLARVNFNYYMFRDGDGVAYLGNDGTMRMVTDPENVLKGDACWGFSHEVGHVMQMRPMTWGGMTEVSNNIFSLQAAAKTGNESRLKRQGSYDKARKEIIEGEIAYLQSKDVFNKLVPLWQLHLYFTKNGHPDFYPDVMEYLRNNAGNYGGNETVKYQFEFVKACCDVTKTDLTDFFEKWGFFKPGKFHIGDYAQYDFNVTPEMAAETKKWIADKGYPKPETDITELSE
- a CDS encoding toll/interleukin-1 receptor domain-containing protein, which encodes MSCHPKVFISYSHDDESHRNWVLKLATHLRSHGVDVIFDQWDLRLGYDLPMFMEQGLSSSSLVVCICSSLYIEKADIGKGGVGYEKKILSANLVDNVKLNYVIPLIRNNIKEKLPMFLSGSLYINFNDDDKYYDSYRKLLERIYDEDIKKKPSLGENPFQNNDVSQEVSLNLALDKIKYINPLFEGRVLFDYKSNNGIYTIGEGDFSFVTAWSERGNNSIYCYKDKVKRIGYNSNYREFPLFDEIRFFDFSSRTRSINVGEVVVLENRFNNFVAIKVKKVICKNECSNHLLEFEYKIYYPNSLVE
- the ruvB gene encoding Holliday junction branch migration DNA helicase RuvB; this translates as MGESFYTRTTEAPSSAFDLSLRPPAFSEFCGQEKIKDRLMLMVEAARQRDDVLDHILLSGPPGLGKTTLANIIANAVGCRIHTTSGPQIEKAGDLAGVLTNLEKGDILFIDEIHRLHPAIEEYLYPAMEDFRLDIIIDQGPNARSIQLNLPKFTLVGATTRAGMLTSPLRSRFGLVNRLDYYTREELCAIIERSAGLLNVPVDPEGALQIALRSRGTPRVANSLLRWVRDYAQVRGDGVITEQLAHDALTMIEIDDDGLDEMDKRLLEAMIYKFNGGPVGLSSLAVAVGEDASTLEDVHEPFLIMQGYISRTPRGRVAMPSAYLKMGAAPPANGQGWLL